Part of the Paenibacillus guangzhouensis genome is shown below.
CCCAAGGCGACTGATAGCACATATTGCCCAGTCCTTCTGGTGAATAGCGAAGCCCGTCTGGACCTAAATACTGCCAATCCGGGTGCGTCTTGCACACCTCGGTCGAGTGCCACGCAATCGTCGTCGAACAATACGGGAGCACCGTTAATTGCTTGCTGTGATAATAATCGACCAGCCTCTTCATGTCCTCTTCCCCGTTAGGGAATAAATCCGGACGAGGCATGTAATCTCCCGTATTGGTGAACAGCTGCCCTACGAATAACTCGACGGATTCGAAGCCATCTTCGGCGGATTGGTCCGCAATTTCGCGTAACTCTTCAATTGATTGGCATGCATTGACGATCCGTTTGATCTGCGGCGACGTAATCCATGGCGCAATAGTTTTGTACAGTCGGTGCAAGATAATCGCTGCCTCGTCTTTATTACCCGATACGACCGCTTCGTAGCACTTAAACGTTTCGAAATGCAGCCCCGGCATCAGCTCCATGCCGATCGACTTTGGAAACTCAAACCGGGAGAACGGGACGTAATAGTCGTCTTCTTTTTGTATATTCCAGTAATAATCACTGAATACCGCCAGCTCGATTTTCCCTTCGAACAACCTTACAATGTCAACGGTGACATTATCGATCACGATCGGAGCTGATGAGACGTTACGCACGCGTACGCTTTTGGTTAGCATCGGAAGCTCGTCGGCAATTTCATATTCGATGACAAGTTCGACAGGCGGTATTCCTTCATGGCGCCCCGAACAGGTCAAACGCAGAATATCCCCGAAACGGCCCCTGTCCTGCTCGACGCCAATTACAGCAAAAGCCCCTTCCCGATGCCAATTCAACCGATGCTTCCACGGCCCGGCTTCATAGGTGATGCCTCCGATGCTTACTGCAGCCTCATAAGGAAGGTTCGACTCAAATGAAAAAACCGGGTACCAGAAATCTCCCCTCTGCTCCCCGTTCGGACGAATGTGGAATGCCGTTGTCGCCACACCTGCGGAAATATCGATCACGCGGTGAATATAATCGTTTTGAATGACCATGGTATGGTCTTGAATGGATATGCTCATATCATCGATTGCTCCTCTCCATCGCTACGAAAATTGTCCGGATAAACGTTGCGGCCTTCGCATGAAGGCCGCCCCTACTATACTGCTATTGCTGCTTCAACTTGTCATAAGCTTGCTCCGCTTCAGCCATGACCTTGTCGCCGCCCATGTTGTTCCACTCGGCCACGTAGCTGTCGAATTCACTAATCGGTTTTTTGCCGATGATCATGTCGATGAACGTCTGCATCGTCAATTTATCCAATCGTTCCTTGTAATCATTATAGATCGGTCGATCGATCGGCCCGAGAATGTCATATTTCCCTGTACCGAGCTCCATCAGCTTGCTGCGAAGGGGAAGCAAGGATTTATCCTTCGTATTAAAAGCAGCCAACTCCTCGTTATAATCATCATTCCATCCGCCAGGGACAGAATAAGCACCGCCGAAACCGTATTTCCACTGTTCTTTTTGATCATCGTACGGCTTGATGTATTCGAATCCGCCATCCGCTGTTTTCTTGAACGTCTTTCCTTCTTCGCCATAGGTCAGCGCGATTTTGGATTCCACCTCAAAGGAAGTGAATTCGAACACCTGAAGGTATTTGATCATTTTGTCATGGTCTTGCTCCAATTGTTTACCGAACATGATATCGACTCCGAACAACGCATTTCCCTGCTGCATCCCGTAATCCCCATTCGGCCCTTTCGGTCCTGGAATCATAGCAAAGCTTGCGTTCGGATTCTTCTTGTGCAGCGCCGAATAGATATCATTGCAGCAGAATACGCCGTCCTGAGCAAGCCCGAACCAATACGTCGAGACGGCTCCAGCTTTTTCCTGAACCATTTTGTCTTGGACGTTATTCCCTTTGTTCACGATAAATTCCGGATCGATCAAGCTCTGTTGATACCAACGGTTCAATACCGTTAAAGCTTCTTTGGCTCCAGGCAGAATTTCGCCGCGTACGATCTTACCGTTATCTTCCGTAAATGCCCCCGGGTAGACGCCATATGCTCCGAAGACGAAGCTAAACAGATCCCCGATACTGCCAGCTGTTCCCGTAATTCCGTACGTATCCTTCTTGCCATTTCCGTCCGGATCGTCATTTCGGAATTTATTGAGCGCTTGCTCCATTTCATCCAGCGTCTCCGGTGTTTTGGTAATTCCGACCTTTTTCAGCCAATCTTCACGGAAACCTACAACGCCGCCGTGTGGAGCTAAATCCCATATCCCCGGCAATCCGTAAATTTTCCCGTCCCTCCGCAAGTATTTGAACGGATCGTCTCCCAGAATCTTATGCAGGAATGCCAAGTACTTGGGCGCATACTTTTCAAGATCCTCCAACTTGATTTCAGCAACGACGTCTTGTTTGATCAGCTTATCGTATTCCTGAAAGCTCAGACTTTTCCACCAATCAGGGGTGTCGCCAGAAGCGATCGCCAGGTTCAGCTTTTCTTTCTGTGTATCGGAAGATGCCACATAGAACTCGGCGTCAAAATCGAATTTCTTCTTGAGAAAGTTCATGAAATAACCGTCGATTTTGGTCTGTTCGGGATAATAGGTCCAAAAATTCAGCTTCATCTTTTCGCCTTGTTTCGATCCCTCATCGCCAGTCTTTTGTGTTTCATCGGACTGTGCAGTTTCTTGACCTTTCGATGGTCCCGAATCCGAACCGCATCCGCTAAGCATCGTAACGAACATCATCAAGCAAATGAGCACAGATAACCCGTACTTCTTTTTGTTCATTCCAAACCCTCTCCCTTTTCACATGTTAATTTCTATTCCAAGGTCTACAGGTACGATCAACCTTTCACCGCACCCACCATGATGCCCTTCACGAAATATTTCTGCATAAATGGATAGACAACGAGCATCGGAAGGATCGATAACATGATGACAGTCGCCTGCAGCTGCATGCCCGAATAAGGATTTTTCTCTTGCAATTTCGTTAATATGTCGCTGAATTGCGTAGGGTTGTTCTGGATAATAATTCTTCGAAGTACGAGTTGCAGCATCTCTTTATTCGTATCGTTCGTATAAATCAAGGCGTCGAACCAGGCATTCCAATGCCCGACACCTACCCACAACGCTTCCGTCGCAATGATCGGCATCGACAGCGGAAGAATGATTCTGACAAATATTCTTAAAAATCCGGCGCCGTCCACCATCGCCGATTCTTCCAAACTTTCCGGAAGCGAGCGGAAAAAGTTGCGCATAATCATCACATTAAACGTGCTGAGCATGCCGGGAATGACTAACGCCCATATGGTATTGTACATGCCGAGATACTTGATGAGCAGATAGTTCGGAATTAACCCGCCGCCGATAATAAATTGGATGAGCATAAATCGTGTAATCCATTTATTGAGCGGCAAATCTTTTTTCGACAAGGGATACGCCGTGATGGCCGTTGCCAATATGCTGATCACAACACCGAGGCAAGTTCGAATGATCGTATTCTTGTAGCCGACCCATAAGGCGTCAAAATCAAACGCAAGCTTATAGCTGTCAAAGGAGATTGTGCTTGGAAAGAGCTTAAATGAACTGTGAGCGGCATCCCCGCCATCCAGCGAGATCACCACTTGCGTCCAGAACGGATATAACGTGATGATCAAGACACCCGTCATAAAGGCATACAGCAAGATGTCTGCGACTTTACTGCCATATCTCACCATAAGGTATAATCACCGCCTCCCATTCGCTTCGCGAGTCCGTTCGCTGTCAACATCAGAATGAGGCCAATCACGGATTTGAACAAGCCGACCGCCGTCGCATAACCGTAGTCCATATCCACCAAACCTTTTCTGTACACATACGTATCGATAATATCGGCCACATCATAGACCTGCGAATTGTACATGTTGAAGATTTGGTCGAACCCGGCGTCCAGAATGCCCGACATGGACAAGACGAGCATAATGCTAATCACCGGCATGAGCAGCGGAATCGTAATGTACATCATGCGCTTGATCCGACCGGCGCCGTCGACGACAGCAGCCTCGTGTAAATGCGGATCGATGCCTGTAATGGCTGCGAAATAGATGATCGAGCTCCAGCCAAAGCTAGCCAGGATCGACGTCACGACGAGAATCGAGCGGAAGTACTTGGTGTCTGCCATGAACAAGATGGGATCGACGCCGAAAAGGCTAAGGATCGCGTTGACAGGTCCTTCAAGCGACAGGATGCTCATGAAAATACCGCCCAGAATAATCCATGAAATAAAATGAGGCAAGTATGAAGCAGTCTGAACAGCCTTCTTGAACCTCACGTTCTTCACTTCGCTGAGCAGCAGCGCGAAGAGGATCGGAATCGGAAATCCCCAGATCATGCGATACACGCTGATCAGAACGGTATTCTTAAGCACGAGATAAAAACCCGGGTCACTGAACGCTTTTTCAAAATGGGCGAGCCCGACCCAAGGACTGCCGAAGAAGCCTTTCGTAATGTGAAAATCCTCAAATGCGATCAGCAGTCCGTAAATGGGTACGTAATTGAAGATGGTGACGTACAATACGGCAGGAATCAACATGATCAGCAATAACCGGTATTTCTTGTACGCAAAGCGTTTGGATTTCTTCTGCTCGGTTTTTGATCGCTTATTCCATTCAGGCTGCCCGGCCAAAACGGTCGTTTTGCTCATCCCTTTGTCTCCTTCCTGATTTCTATGAATGCGCATTCATTTCTTATCGAAAGTATAACATCGGGTTTCGCAAACGATCATTATCAGTTATTTGCTTTCCTTATCGTTTTTCTGACCAATTAGACGAGGGCTAACCCATTCTCAATTTGAGGGATGGTAATCGTCATCGTTGTCCCTTCCTTCGCATCGCTATGAACCGTTAGACCGTAACCTGTGCCGAAGAATAACTCGATTCTTTCCTGCACATTTTTCAGACCATATCCTGCCGTGCGAAACGTCGTAATTTTGCGAATCTGCTCTTCGTCCATTCCCGGTCCATTATCCCTGACGGCAAACTGTAGGGTGCCTTCGCCAAAACAGGCCGAGATGGTGATACGACCTCGCTCTTCCGTTAACCGGTCTACGCCATGTTTGATCGCATTTTCCACGAGCGGCTGCAAGATCATATTGATCGTGTAGAACCGCTGGACTTCCTCGTCCATATCGTAGATGACATCGAATCGAGCATCATGGGTGATGTGCATAATGTCCAAATACGATTTCACATTATCCAATTCACTCTGAACCGCGATAAAGTTATCTCCTTTATTCAGCGCCGTACGATAATACTTCGACAACGACGTCACGATATGGCTAATTTCATAAGATCTAGACTGCAGCGCTTTCCAATTGACGGACGAGAGCGTGTTATACAAGAAATGCGGATTCATCTGCGCTTGCAGCCGTTGCAGCTCCTTCCGGCGCACCTCTTGAATTAACTCTTTAACGCGATAAAGCATATTGCCGAAACGATCGATCAACTCGCCGATTTCGTCCTTGGACGAGTTGTGAATGTTCAGTTCGAGACCTCCGTTTTCTACGCGCTTCATCCAATGATTCAACTGATAGATGCGCCGCAGCATGCCGTTGGCGAACAGCGAGATGATGATGAGCACAATAACGCTGCAAATGCCGATCACAATGAACGTGGCATACAGGATGGGAGCCGGATTCCCAGATACTTGGTGCATGGGAATATAACAATGAAAACGCCAGTTCGTATTCGGAATTTGCTGCGTGATCGCCATCATACGTGTCTCGTTCATCATGACCGTGCCATCCTTCGAGCGGAGCTGAGCAGCGGAAGGCATTTCACTGACCGCGCGTGAATTTGTAAATAGCGATGCACCGTCCGCATCCGAGATGATCACGCCGTAATCGCTTAGCAGCTTCACGGAATCCATAAATAAACTATCTATGCTCATGTGAACGTAGAGGACGTGGTGGCCGGGGTTGAAGGTTTCCGGAAATTTACATACGGCATAAACCGCTTGCTGCGATTCATCATAATACCAGCGGATCCCGAATTTGCTCACCGCATCGGTATACCATTTTTGGTTCGATACCCCTTGGGCCGATCGCAAATAATCCCCATACTCCGGAATCGAACTTTCCGTATAAATCGTCAGCTTGTCGATGCCGTGATAGGACGTAAGCATCATGCTGAAATAAGGATCTAAATATTCTTTCAATTGATTGGCGAGCGCAGATAAATCGCCCGACTCTCCGTTCTGTGTCGACATAATGTTCTGGATCGTGCGATTGGCGACAATCAACTGAATCAAATTGTTGTATAAATCCATTTTGTACGCGATGCTGTTCACCGCCGTGCCCATATTTCGCTCAATGCTCTGCTCTGCTTGATGGCGAAGCAGCTGGCTCGATTGACTGTACGAGTACACGCCAAGCACCATCATCGGAATAATCGTAACGATCAAATACGAAACAATCAGCTTCTGCTTCAATCGGAGGCGAGAGACAATCCAATCGATTCTCTTCATCATAGGCCATGTTCTTCCCTATACTGGGATGGTGTTTTCCCATAACTGTTCTTGAACAACGCGGAAAAATAAGCGAAATTGGGGTAACCGACTTCCTTACCGATATCCGTAATTTTCTTGTTGGTCGTAAGGAGCAGTTCTCCCGCCTTTTCCAGCCGAATGGACGTGATATGTTTAATAATGCTTTTGCCTACATGTTTCTTGAACAATCGGCTTATATATCCTGGACTGAGATACACTTGCCTTGCGATGCTCTCCACCGTGATTTCACTGCTGTACTCCCGTTCGATCAATTGCAGCACATCATCGATCACTCTGCGGAACATTTCCTGGGGTTTTTCTGCACTGCATGCCATATCTTCGGCGATTGACCGCATGACCTTTGATAGCTCCACCAGCGATGATGCATGATAGATTCGTTCTAGAATCATCATGTATCCGCTTACACTTTGCTGTTCCGGACGACTTAAGATCGACTTCAATAATTCGGTGCATATAAATTTTACGTAATTTTCCGAGACTGTCCTCCCCGCTTGAAGCATCTCGATCACTTGAATGATTCTAGCAGCATCCACATCGATTTCCCTTAGCCATGCCGCCATGTCCATCAGTACATTACGCGTATATAACGAGACATCCCGGTCTCCCGCAAGCAGCTCTCCCGTGTACAGCACCGCCCCCTGGTCCATGAAAAACTTGTTGGACAGCATCGTATCCATCACATTGTATTCGCTGCTGATTTGCCCAAGATTCTCGATCAGCCCGCTGATGGCGATCATGACGTCTACACTGTACTTGTTCTTGAATAATTCAACCAGCAGCGTTCCCGTCTGGATAATTTCGGCTTCAGTTTCTTCTGGCCTGCCTTCGTACAATAACACGCTCTGCACTTCATTCAGATTCACAAAATCGGCCGTTCTGCCTGTCATGCCGGTCAGCGCCGCCTCGGCATCCAGATCAATCATGTCAAAAAAACGACTCTCGGTATGTACCATCACCATTCTTAAATAACGGTACCCGCTGAAGTGGATGACCGTGCCCGCACTCCCCCGATCTTCTTCTGCGGCAACGCCTCGGCCGTGAATGAGATCGTAGAGAAACTTTTGTTTTTCATAGCGGATGCCCTTCCAGTAAACCTCCTGAATTCTCTCATTTTTCATTTTCTCTTGCCGATCTTCATCACACATCGTAATCACATTCGATACCACGCGCATAAATTCGCCGATTTCTACGGGCTTTAAGATGTAATGAATCGCTTTTAAATCAATGGCTTTCTGGGCATATTCAAACTCGCCGTAGGCGCTCATAAAAATGATTTTCGTATGCGGCGATATCGCCTTGACTTGCTGCGCAAGCTGCAGCCCGTCGAGCTCCCTCATTCGGATATCCGTCAGCAAAATATCG
Proteins encoded:
- a CDS encoding carbohydrate ABC transporter permease; its protein translation is MVRYGSKVADILLYAFMTGVLIITLYPFWTQVVISLDGGDAAHSSFKLFPSTISFDSYKLAFDFDALWVGYKNTIIRTCLGVVISILATAITAYPLSKKDLPLNKWITRFMLIQFIIGGGLIPNYLLIKYLGMYNTIWALVIPGMLSTFNVMIMRNFFRSLPESLEESAMVDGAGFLRIFVRIILPLSMPIIATEALWVGVGHWNAWFDALIYTNDTNKEMLQLVLRRIIIQNNPTQFSDILTKLQEKNPYSGMQLQATVIMLSILPMLVVYPFMQKYFVKGIMVGAVKG
- a CDS encoding type 2 periplasmic-binding domain-containing protein, which codes for MNKKKYGLSVLICLMMFVTMLSGCGSDSGPSKGQETAQSDETQKTGDEGSKQGEKMKLNFWTYYPEQTKIDGYFMNFLKKKFDFDAEFYVASSDTQKEKLNLAIASGDTPDWWKSLSFQEYDKLIKQDVVAEIKLEDLEKYAPKYLAFLHKILGDDPFKYLRRDGKIYGLPGIWDLAPHGGVVGFREDWLKKVGITKTPETLDEMEQALNKFRNDDPDGNGKKDTYGITGTAGSIGDLFSFVFGAYGVYPGAFTEDNGKIVRGEILPGAKEALTVLNRWYQQSLIDPEFIVNKGNNVQDKMVQEKAGAVSTYWFGLAQDGVFCCNDIYSALHKKNPNASFAMIPGPKGPNGDYGMQQGNALFGVDIMFGKQLEQDHDKMIKYLQVFEFTSFEVESKIALTYGEEGKTFKKTADGGFEYIKPYDDQKEQWKYGFGGAYSVPGGWNDDYNEELAAFNTKDKSLLPLRSKLMELGTGKYDILGPIDRPIYNDYKERLDKLTMQTFIDMIIGKKPISEFDSYVAEWNNMGGDKVMAEAEQAYDKLKQQ
- a CDS encoding response regulator transcription factor; amino-acid sequence: MYKLLVVDDDRTEREGVKFLTKQFNWELEVAEADCGEAALNYIRDHNDIDILLTDIRMRELDGLQLAQQVKAISPHTKIIFMSAYGEFEYAQKAIDLKAIHYILKPVEIGEFMRVVSNVITMCDEDRQEKMKNERIQEVYWKGIRYEKQKFLYDLIHGRGVAAEEDRGSAGTVIHFSGYRYLRMVMVHTESRFFDMIDLDAEAALTGMTGRTADFVNLNEVQSVLLYEGRPEETEAEIIQTGTLLVELFKNKYSVDVMIAISGLIENLGQISSEYNVMDTMLSNKFFMDQGAVLYTGELLAGDRDVSLYTRNVLMDMAAWLREIDVDAARIIQVIEMLQAGRTVSENYVKFICTELLKSILSRPEQQSVSGYMMILERIYHASSLVELSKVMRSIAEDMACSAEKPQEMFRRVIDDVLQLIEREYSSEITVESIARQVYLSPGYISRLFKKHVGKSIIKHITSIRLEKAGELLLTTNKKITDIGKEVGYPNFAYFSALFKNSYGKTPSQYREEHGL
- a CDS encoding ABC transporter permease, encoding MSKTTVLAGQPEWNKRSKTEQKKSKRFAYKKYRLLLIMLIPAVLYVTIFNYVPIYGLLIAFEDFHITKGFFGSPWVGLAHFEKAFSDPGFYLVLKNTVLISVYRMIWGFPIPILFALLLSEVKNVRFKKAVQTASYLPHFISWIILGGIFMSILSLEGPVNAILSLFGVDPILFMADTKYFRSILVVTSILASFGWSSIIYFAAITGIDPHLHEAAVVDGAGRIKRMMYITIPLLMPVISIMLVLSMSGILDAGFDQIFNMYNSQVYDVADIIDTYVYRKGLVDMDYGYATAVGLFKSVIGLILMLTANGLAKRMGGGDYTLW
- a CDS encoding sensor histidine kinase, giving the protein MMKRIDWIVSRLRLKQKLIVSYLIVTIIPMMVLGVYSYSQSSQLLRHQAEQSIERNMGTAVNSIAYKMDLYNNLIQLIVANRTIQNIMSTQNGESGDLSALANQLKEYLDPYFSMMLTSYHGIDKLTIYTESSIPEYGDYLRSAQGVSNQKWYTDAVSKFGIRWYYDESQQAVYAVCKFPETFNPGHHVLYVHMSIDSLFMDSVKLLSDYGVIISDADGASLFTNSRAVSEMPSAAQLRSKDGTVMMNETRMMAITQQIPNTNWRFHCYIPMHQVSGNPAPILYATFIVIGICSVIVLIIISLFANGMLRRIYQLNHWMKRVENGGLELNIHNSSKDEIGELIDRFGNMLYRVKELIQEVRRKELQRLQAQMNPHFLYNTLSSVNWKALQSRSYEISHIVTSLSKYYRTALNKGDNFIAVQSELDNVKSYLDIMHITHDARFDVIYDMDEEVQRFYTINMILQPLVENAIKHGVDRLTEERGRITISACFGEGTLQFAVRDNGPGMDEEQIRKITTFRTAGYGLKNVQERIELFFGTGYGLTVHSDAKEGTTMTITIPQIENGLALV
- a CDS encoding alpha-galactosidase; its protein translation is MSISIQDHTMVIQNDYIHRVIDISAGVATTAFHIRPNGEQRGDFWYPVFSFESNLPYEAAVSIGGITYEAGPWKHRLNWHREGAFAVIGVEQDRGRFGDILRLTCSGRHEGIPPVELVIEYEIADELPMLTKSVRVRNVSSAPIVIDNVTVDIVRLFEGKIELAVFSDYYWNIQKEDDYYVPFSRFEFPKSIGMELMPGLHFETFKCYEAVVSGNKDEAAIILHRLYKTIAPWITSPQIKRIVNACQSIEELREIADQSAEDGFESVELFVGQLFTNTGDYMPRPDLFPNGEEDMKRLVDYYHSKQLTVLPYCSTTIAWHSTEVCKTHPDWQYLGPDGLRYSPEGLGNMCYQSPWGGYIREKLLHLLDEIGFDGLAIDGPYHGLPCQATDHHHANPESVEFMNWMWEKNFFKEITARGKMITAPQEMQSMFLGLAQRPGGYREEDQNEMGGMNLVTQTRAFVYDSRYKDPACATWTSCNLDMYHGHSIEPSEKNPATYDHAIGGMFGYGHAGVLYGRNVYFGDKTKGIFNKWISFYKKYRKTLTGEMVHLARPNGYEPDAVMHVSTEADIPAVLVIFNPVHTDKVISLELPLNYAGFASEDTAHIANIGEIKLDSRGHGVVTVSLDPYEIAIMPVNRTSSLSSEG